A genomic window from Aricia agestis chromosome 8, ilAriAges1.1, whole genome shotgun sequence includes:
- the LOC121729339 gene encoding uncharacterized protein LOC121729339 isoform X2: protein MPSYGCDNDNCLWNWIKHCSGVYGAADKEADEEEGNAGSGPADDTEEEDNTKHILPLNAQPNTVEVSASMQDFFKMLDEKIEKGKDYDSSSETEVQIEKERRRKLIDQWRSASQSTQSSCSQSSPNTPARRRMQRPAPHAPDRQNSPGAVRRCYRQQHVPEGMSPPTRRAHSAQSHHPPDVRPTNGDWQDPTKSPVKRPQSAGANWKSNPKVAPYNQKPKKNEANENQRAIQKEDGNQSDSDASQITYNPTFQTHSPAHSAKSQQPYIAQIISYPMSQQVTPPSPPKFIAPPEEYQDPQNNVVDNKYTQKQSPGSTGSQSHIYYIHGNTNAPPDLATQRQQTALHLQQYVAMKQAQQHMFTYLQRGPHTVFPNVDYSQVGTRMYEGEEYAQYHHPAMRPHTAPTPVGVVRPMPVAPGFGPMADGAHMVQMPMWPHVPPVVSTMGPWVPHGQEMQYYPQSQFVPMYRAHSAGSAGTLTRYHKKDTDGEMKNVCQSINLVRQKQIGQIVSVPGQELSVCNSASDTSSTATMSSESGTSPGAIPKNTFTQEPYAPTDKVKKKGPFGTRSLKNSKSLDS, encoded by the exons GCGCTGCGGACAAAGAAGCAGATGAGGAGGAGGGTAACGCAGGCTCGGGGCCCGCCGACGACACGGAGGAGGAGGACAACACCAAGCACATACTGCCCCTCAACGCGCAGCCCAACACTGT tgAGGTGTCTGCCAGTATGCAAGATTTCTTCAAAATGCTGGACGAGAAAATTGAAAAG GGTAAAGATTACGACTCGTCGAGCGAGACAGAAGTGCAAATAGAGAAGGAGAGAAGAAGGAAACTGATAGACCAATGGCGGTCGGCGTCGCAGTCCACGCAGTCGTCGTGTTCTCAGTCCAGCCCCAACACTCCCGCCCGGCGGAGAATGCAGAGACCGGCACCTCACGCGCCGGACAGGCAGAACAGCCCCGGGGCCGTCAGGAGGTGCTACCGGCAGCAGCACGTCCCCGAAGGTATGTCCCCGCCGACGCGCCGAGCACACAGCGCCCAGTCCCACCACCCGCCTGACGTCCGACCGACCAACGGGGACTGGCAGGACCCCACCAAGTCCCCCGTCAAGCGGCCCCAGAGCGCCGGCGCCAACTGGAAGAGCAACCCCAAGGTCGCGCCCTACAATCAGAAACCGAAGAAAAACGAGGCCAACGAGAACCAACGAGCGATCCAGAAGGAGGACGGGAACCAGTCCGACTCCGACGCTTCGCAGATCACCTACAACCCCACATTCCAGACCCACAGCCCGGCGCACTCAGCCAAGTCCCAGCAGCCCTACATCGCGCAGATCATCAGCTACCCCATGTCGCAGCAGGTGACCCCGCCATCTCCACCCAAGTTCATCGCACCGCCTGAGGAATACCAGGACCCTCAGAACAACGTCGTCGATAACAAGTACACTCAAAAGCAGAGCCCGGGCAGCACCGGCTCCCAATCCCACATCTACTACATCCACGGCAACACCAATGCTCCGCCGGATCTGGCGACGCAAAGGCAGCAGACGGCGTTACATTTGCAGCAGTACGTAGCCATGAAGCAGGCGCAGCAGCACATGTTCACGTATCTCCAACGCGGCCCGCATACCGTGTTCCCTAACGTGGACTACTCCCAGGTGGGTACCAGGATGTATGAGGGCGAGGAGTACGCGCAGTACCATCATCCGGCGATGCGGCCCCACACCGCACCTACCCCAGTAGGCGTAGTGCGACCCATGCCCGTCGCGCCCGGCTTCGGACCCATGGCAGACGGAGCCCACATGGTTCAAATGCCGATGTGGCCGCACGTCCCGCCAGTAGTATCCACCATGGGCCCCTGGGTGCCGCACGGCCAGGAGATGCAGTACTACCCCCAATCTCAGTTCGTTCCGATGTACCGAGCTCACTCCGCGGGCTCGGCGGGCACCCTCACCAGATACCACAAGAAGGACACCGATGGGGAGATGAAGAACGTGTGCCAAAGCATCAACCTGGTGCGGCAGAAGCAGATCGGGCAAATTGTGTCCGTTCCTGGTCAGGAGCTGTCGGTCTGTAACAGCGCTAGCGACACCTCCAGTACAGCCACCATGAGCTCCGAAAGCGGGACTTCCCCGGGCGCCATCCCTAAGAATACCTTCACCCAGGAGCCCTACGCGCCCACAGATAAGGTCAAAAAGAAGGGCCCGTTCGGCACGCGCTCGCTAAAGAACTCCAAAAGCCTAGACTCTTAA
- the LOC121729339 gene encoding uncharacterized protein LOC121729339 isoform X1, which yields MGCGQSKINLYPRRNKNGGKGNSAKKSGAADKEADEEEGNAGSGPADDTEEEDNTKHILPLNAQPNTVEVSASMQDFFKMLDEKIEKGKDYDSSSETEVQIEKERRRKLIDQWRSASQSTQSSCSQSSPNTPARRRMQRPAPHAPDRQNSPGAVRRCYRQQHVPEGMSPPTRRAHSAQSHHPPDVRPTNGDWQDPTKSPVKRPQSAGANWKSNPKVAPYNQKPKKNEANENQRAIQKEDGNQSDSDASQITYNPTFQTHSPAHSAKSQQPYIAQIISYPMSQQVTPPSPPKFIAPPEEYQDPQNNVVDNKYTQKQSPGSTGSQSHIYYIHGNTNAPPDLATQRQQTALHLQQYVAMKQAQQHMFTYLQRGPHTVFPNVDYSQVGTRMYEGEEYAQYHHPAMRPHTAPTPVGVVRPMPVAPGFGPMADGAHMVQMPMWPHVPPVVSTMGPWVPHGQEMQYYPQSQFVPMYRAHSAGSAGTLTRYHKKDTDGEMKNVCQSINLVRQKQIGQIVSVPGQELSVCNSASDTSSTATMSSESGTSPGAIPKNTFTQEPYAPTDKVKKKGPFGTRSLKNSKSLDS from the exons GCGCTGCGGACAAAGAAGCAGATGAGGAGGAGGGTAACGCAGGCTCGGGGCCCGCCGACGACACGGAGGAGGAGGACAACACCAAGCACATACTGCCCCTCAACGCGCAGCCCAACACTGT tgAGGTGTCTGCCAGTATGCAAGATTTCTTCAAAATGCTGGACGAGAAAATTGAAAAG GGTAAAGATTACGACTCGTCGAGCGAGACAGAAGTGCAAATAGAGAAGGAGAGAAGAAGGAAACTGATAGACCAATGGCGGTCGGCGTCGCAGTCCACGCAGTCGTCGTGTTCTCAGTCCAGCCCCAACACTCCCGCCCGGCGGAGAATGCAGAGACCGGCACCTCACGCGCCGGACAGGCAGAACAGCCCCGGGGCCGTCAGGAGGTGCTACCGGCAGCAGCACGTCCCCGAAGGTATGTCCCCGCCGACGCGCCGAGCACACAGCGCCCAGTCCCACCACCCGCCTGACGTCCGACCGACCAACGGGGACTGGCAGGACCCCACCAAGTCCCCCGTCAAGCGGCCCCAGAGCGCCGGCGCCAACTGGAAGAGCAACCCCAAGGTCGCGCCCTACAATCAGAAACCGAAGAAAAACGAGGCCAACGAGAACCAACGAGCGATCCAGAAGGAGGACGGGAACCAGTCCGACTCCGACGCTTCGCAGATCACCTACAACCCCACATTCCAGACCCACAGCCCGGCGCACTCAGCCAAGTCCCAGCAGCCCTACATCGCGCAGATCATCAGCTACCCCATGTCGCAGCAGGTGACCCCGCCATCTCCACCCAAGTTCATCGCACCGCCTGAGGAATACCAGGACCCTCAGAACAACGTCGTCGATAACAAGTACACTCAAAAGCAGAGCCCGGGCAGCACCGGCTCCCAATCCCACATCTACTACATCCACGGCAACACCAATGCTCCGCCGGATCTGGCGACGCAAAGGCAGCAGACGGCGTTACATTTGCAGCAGTACGTAGCCATGAAGCAGGCGCAGCAGCACATGTTCACGTATCTCCAACGCGGCCCGCATACCGTGTTCCCTAACGTGGACTACTCCCAGGTGGGTACCAGGATGTATGAGGGCGAGGAGTACGCGCAGTACCATCATCCGGCGATGCGGCCCCACACCGCACCTACCCCAGTAGGCGTAGTGCGACCCATGCCCGTCGCGCCCGGCTTCGGACCCATGGCAGACGGAGCCCACATGGTTCAAATGCCGATGTGGCCGCACGTCCCGCCAGTAGTATCCACCATGGGCCCCTGGGTGCCGCACGGCCAGGAGATGCAGTACTACCCCCAATCTCAGTTCGTTCCGATGTACCGAGCTCACTCCGCGGGCTCGGCGGGCACCCTCACCAGATACCACAAGAAGGACACCGATGGGGAGATGAAGAACGTGTGCCAAAGCATCAACCTGGTGCGGCAGAAGCAGATCGGGCAAATTGTGTCCGTTCCTGGTCAGGAGCTGTCGGTCTGTAACAGCGCTAGCGACACCTCCAGTACAGCCACCATGAGCTCCGAAAGCGGGACTTCCCCGGGCGCCATCCCTAAGAATACCTTCACCCAGGAGCCCTACGCGCCCACAGATAAGGTCAAAAAGAAGGGCCCGTTCGGCACGCGCTCGCTAAAGAACTCCAAAAGCCTAGACTCTTAA